The Ovis canadensis isolate MfBH-ARS-UI-01 breed Bighorn chromosome 24, ARS-UI_OviCan_v2, whole genome shotgun sequence DNA window ggtgcagtccctgggtcgggaagatcccctggagcaggaaatggcaacccactccagtactcttgcctggaaaaaatctcatggactgaggagtctagtgggctacagtccacaaggtcacaggagagtcagacacacttagcgactaaacagcgaAAACAATTCTTAAAATAGGAGTACTTGGAAAGACTATGTTCCCAACCAGTGGGAAATAGTAACAGGAAAATGTTCTTCTCCCGTATCTCTGGGGAAATGGGAGGACGGGAAGGAAAAGACAGGATGGAGACTCCTTGGTTTGAAAAGAATGTTAGTCAAGAAAGGACAGAGCATTAGTCCCTGCGCCACAGCTCCCGTTCACAATGGAGCGTGTCTCAGCATCTCTGTTGCAGCTACAGGAACAAGCCGTCTCTTCCCAGTACAGACAGCCTTCTTTACCATGTCCCTATTCCACCCATCCTGCCCCACATGCCCTTCTCCCATCCCCAGGCTGGCCACTGCAGGATTCCCTGATCCATTGACAAGAATGCCCCAAGTTTAAGGTTACCTGGTAGCACTTCTTCAGTCTTTTTGAGAAAATCAAAGCACTACTTTGAAATCAAACTGACCTGGAATCAAATCCTGATGTCTTTGGGGAAAATTATTCAAGCCCTCTCagtctcagtttactcatctgtaaaataagaataataatgccTACTTTATATACATTGTGAGCATTAAATACATGCACCTACATACACATGCCTAGCCCTGTATATgaaacacagtaggtgctcaataaatgtcagctcCCTAGTCTAAGGGCTGTCACCTTTCCGTTTGACTAGAAGCTTCTTGGGAGCAAGAACAATGTCCTTCATTGTTTTCTCATCACTCACATCACCCAGTAAAGAGCTGTTTTAATCAGCACTGGTCAAATGAGAATCTAAACCATATTAAATACAtgctttctttcagttttttcactgaacagatttttttctcaGCCTCTTAGGCTTCTATCTTATGGCTATCCTTTACCGAAGATTCTTGCCTGTGGGTTGTCAAATACTtgaatcctcaaaaaaaaaaaaaaaaagcatcagtaAAATATTACTTCCAAAGGAGCCATTTCTTTTCTATACTAAGGCATAGCTCTCAACACAGGCCGAGAGTCTGTGGGCTGGGTCCCGTGCAAGCTGAAATCTCCATCCTCACTGGATGCTGCCCAGTGGAGCGGGGAAGCCCCTTTGCTCCAACAAATTGGTGGCACAGAAAAAGCCTCCCAAGACCATGAGCCCCTTTTCACTCCCTGCCCAGGTCCCAGGTGGGCCATACCCATTCCCATAGCTTTTCCAGACTGATTTCCCCTGTCAGCTATTCATCCCCAAGCAGTGCAGTAACTCCAGTTGCTTCTTTCCCACCCTCCCTCTTTAGGCTGTACCTTCTATAGGACGCAAATCCCAACTGTGTCTTGTGAAGCACTGAAAACTAATTTGTAACTAATGAAACTTCAGCTATGCTTGCAAAGAACTCCAACTCTGAGTTGCTGCCCTGCTGCCCACTCTGTTGCTTTGGGCAGCATCACACTCACAGTTCCTCCTTGTTATCTGCAGGGCAGCTCTCACTCTCCAGAGGCAAGGCCTTTCCTGGGTCAGCCCTGACGGAAGGGCAGGCTGAGCTGTCCCAgtcagcaggctcttctgtccaactCCATCCCCAGCATCATCACCAGGACCAAGATGGCCCAGAGCCAGTGATGAGTGGCAGCCAGGGCACCTGAGTCCTGGGCTCCATGTGGGTGGAGGAGCAAGGGGAGATAAACTACTGGTGCGGAAGAAGGTTTGTGGGGAAGGGGGATGTTTACAAATATCCTGAAGTTCCATGTATGTGCCATTGCAGTTCTAGAATTCTGTATAGAAAGAGCCTTCAGGTGGCAATCCTATTGGGACTAGGAGGAAATTACATTCCTATAGCTCTTTACTTAATACTGAGACATCAtcagaacaaagaactagaataAGATGGAAATTTAGGGGGCTAACACACCTAAAGTATCCCCGTTGTTGTTGCCACCACACAAGGCTTCTCCTTGGAGAGATGGCACATGGGGCTTTGTGAGGCCCAGCATCAGTAGCATTCTGGTGGCAAAATAACTAAAACCCTGACTTTGCGATCTGCCGGGGCCATAGGACTTCCTAGTTGAAGCTTCTCCTTTGATAGGTACAGAGCCTTCTTTTGGGTTTCCACCAGATGAACACAAAGATGTGAGCTGAGGGGGTGTATGGGGGACGGAGGGAGACACCACCATCCTCTAAAGCCCGCGCCTGGTCTGGATCTCCCAGCAGGACCATGAAGATGGGAAACCACACAAGCGCCTCCCAGTTCATCCTCCTTGGTCTCTCCAGCCAACCTGAGAAGCAGGAGCTGATCTTCGGGCTCTTCCTTCTCATGTACCTGGTTGGGGCAGCTGGGAACCTGCTCATCGTCCTGGCTATTGGCTCGGACTCCCACCTCCACACGcccatgtacttctttctcaGCAACCTCTCCCTGGTGGATTTCTGCTTCATCTCCGCCACAGTTCCCAAGATGCTTATGAATATCCAGACACAGACCCAGTCCATTTCCTACAGTGGCTGCCTAGCCCAGATCTACTTCTGCATTTTGCTTGCAAACATGGACAACTTCCTCCTGACGGCCATGGCTTACGACCGCTACGTGGCGATCTGCCGGCCCCTGCACTACTCCACAACGATGAGTCTAGCAGCTTGTGCCCTGATGCTTGGGAGCGCCTGGCTCCTTGCCAACCTCCACTCCCTGCTGCACACCCTCCTCATGGCCCGGCTGGACTTCTGTGCCAGCAACGTCATCCCTTACTTCTTCTGTGACCTCGTTCCCCTGCTTCAGCTCTCCTGCTCCAACACCCTGCCCAATCAACTCATGATTCTGCTGGTGGGGGGCCTGATCGTCCTCATCCCCTTCCTCGGCATCCTCATCTCCTACGTCCACATTGTGTCTGCTGTGCTCAAGGTCCCATCTGCCCAGGGGAAACAGAAGGCCTTCTCTACCTGTGGCTCCCACCTTGCTGTGGTCATCCTCTTCTATGGGACAATCACAGGGGTCTACCTGAGTCCTTCACCCTCCCATGCAGCTGACAAGGATTCACTGGCTTCAGTAATGTACATGGTGGTCACCCCTCTGCTGAATCCCTTCATCTACTGCCTGAGGAATAAGGAGATGAAGGGAGCTCTGTGGAAACTGGTCAGTGTGAAGGTTGCATTCCATGGGCTGTGATAGCAGAGCTCCCTTTCGGGGCCTCTGTGCTGGAAAGAGGATGAACCCCAGGGACAGACTCAACACACAGAAGGTGGGAGAAGCAGATCTCACTGTCCTGTGTTGTCACTGTGGCCAGCAAAGCCTGTCATTGCTCCATAAGTAATCTGCAGGTCCAAAATATCTTGACCCCTGTCCTGACTGCCTAGACTACCAAGAGGGGAATAAACTCTCCCATAAAGACAAAACCACATAAACAGGTATAAAGTAGCTCTACCTGCAGACCTTCTGGAGAGGGTTCATGTGAGAACGGTGAGCTCATAGGAGTCTGGTACCTGtgctggtgggcttccctggtggctcaggcagtaaggaatctgccagtGATGTGGAaaatctgagttcaatccctgggttgggaagatcccctgaagaagggaatggcaacccactccagttttcttgcctggagaatctcacagacagaaaagcctggagggttacagtccatggggtcgcaaagaatcggacacaactgagtgactcactcacacacacacacacacacgtgacctGCGCTGACAGCCTGTGCCAAGGAGATGCCCTTTGAGAGCCCCCACGCACCCCTACAGAGGCTCAGATCTTTAATCCTCAGGCATCCCAACTTCCAAACTCCTCTGCTGCATCCCCACTTCCCAACAACCACCCCCACACTCTAGGCTGAACCTGGCTTTGGAGACAGGCTTCAGTCTGTCCACTCTTGGCCTAGGTCCTGCTGGCTGGAGCTCCACAGCTCTACCTACTTGTATTGGGAATGCCTAGAGCGACTGTCTCAGCTGAACACCTATGAAGGCCCTATACTGTCCCACTATGTGCTTTCTCATTTCTTAGGAAAGAGAGAAGGCTGGACTTAAGAGTTGGTTCTCTGGGTGTGAAGCATGTAAAAGGAAGAGGCCAAGATAATTCTTCTGAAGATGCTTCTCTACAagctgaactgaacaaagagACAAAGGGAAAAGGCCTCATGTAATGAGTTCATGGTTGAAGAAGGTGTACGTGACTTTCTGTCCAGTAGGTTAATATGGTAGGCTGCGATGAGtgtggcagagctggggagagCATTACACGGAAAGTAATCACATctggcatctggtcctgggccCTCTGATTACCAGCTATTTGACTCTGGCTCATCTGACAAGCATCATTCCAGCCAACACACCATGTTCTTTTTGTCCCTCCTCATTCTTCTCCATCTGCCATTTGCCCATTTCTATCCATCAAAATTCCAGTTGTCCCTCAAGGCTCAGATAAAATACCATGCCCTTCATGAAGCCACCTGAAGTCTCCCTGgtcaaaaggaaatttttttctcatctgaaacTCCATATAATTTGAATTCTACTACAGCTTCTTTCATGCTCTGCTTTGCATACTTCAACTTTGCAGGGCTTACCTCAGCTCTACTACAAACAGAACTGTTGGAGTCAAgtcttttactttcttaaatCTCAACGTTTTAAATTGACAGCAGATATGCAGAAAGAACACTTATGGCCTTTCTCCCCATGATTTTGCCTTAACCAATACTTTTACTTTTCCCCAACCCCAGACAAGGAAAGAGTTAGCAACCTGGTTGGCCAGAGCCCAAGGAGTTCATGGTGCATATTTTATGAGAGGCAGTGTGCCCTTATGGGTCATCATTTAGGGGTGAAGCTCCCTtcctcccagcctggcccctTGATTAGTCCTCTTCTATCCGTATGTCTGGCTGGAGTCCTCAGTTGGGTCCAGtcacctcttcctccctccctccctccctctccctgcccccaacaccatgactgagcacacaggtccTTAATTCTGATCTGGGGCT harbors:
- the LOC138428888 gene encoding putative olfactory receptor 1F12P, whose product is MKMGNHTSASQFILLGLSSQPEKQELIFGLFLLMYLVGAAGNLLIVLAIGSDSHLHTPMYFFLSNLSLVDFCFISATVPKMLMNIQTQTQSISYSGCLAQIYFCILLANMDNFLLTAMAYDRYVAICRPLHYSTTMSLAACALMLGSAWLLANLHSLLHTLLMARLDFCASNVIPYFFCDLVPLLQLSCSNTLPNQLMILLVGGLIVLIPFLGILISYVHIVSAVLKVPSAQGKQKAFSTCGSHLAVVILFYGTITGVYLSPSPSHAADKDSLASVMYMVVTPLLNPFIYCLRNKEMKGALWKLVSVKVAFHGL